The Solibacillus sp. FSL W7-1436 genome window below encodes:
- the rpsB gene encoding 30S ribosomal protein S2, producing MSVISMKQLLEAGVHFGHQTRRWNPKMKKYIFVERNGIYIIDLQKTVKKLEEAYDFMRQVGQDGGKVLFVGTKKQAQEAIKEEAERSGNYYINQRWLGGTLTNFGTIQKRVKRMKDIEKMEEDGTFAVLPKKEVIQLKKEHERLVKFLGGIRDMKAIPDVMFVVDPRKERIAVAEAIKLNIPLVGIVDTNCDPDEIDYVIPANDDAIRAVKLLTAKMADALLEAKQGEEEAPAVEEATAE from the coding sequence ATGTCAGTAATTTCAATGAAACAATTACTAGAAGCTGGTGTACATTTCGGTCACCAAACTCGCCGTTGGAACCCAAAAATGAAGAAATATATCTTCGTAGAGCGTAACGGTATTTACATTATCGATTTACAAAAAACGGTTAAAAAATTAGAAGAAGCATACGATTTCATGCGTCAAGTTGGTCAAGACGGTGGTAAAGTTTTATTCGTAGGTACGAAAAAACAAGCACAAGAAGCGATCAAAGAAGAAGCTGAACGTTCAGGTAACTACTACATCAACCAACGTTGGTTAGGTGGTACTTTAACAAACTTCGGTACGATTCAAAAACGTGTTAAACGTATGAAAGATATCGAGAAAATGGAAGAAGATGGCACTTTCGCTGTACTTCCTAAAAAAGAAGTAATCCAACTTAAAAAAGAGCACGAGCGCTTAGTTAAATTCTTAGGCGGTATCCGTGATATGAAAGCTATTCCGGACGTAATGTTCGTTGTTGACCCTCGTAAAGAGCGTATCGCAGTTGCAGAAGCAATCAAATTAAACATCCCTCTAGTTGGTATCGTAGACACTAACTGTGATCCAGATGAAATTGATTACGTAATCCCTGCAAACGACGATGCTATCCGCGCGGTTAAATTATTAACTGCTAAAATGGCTGACGCTTTATTAGAAGCTAAACAAGGTGAAGAAGAAGCTCCTGCAGTAGAAGAAGCTACAGCTGAGTAA
- a CDS encoding isoprenyl transferase codes for MFKKLFGKNTNKEQSFSSENVDLVKGEDIPTHIAIIMDGNGRWAKKRSMPRVAGHHEGMKTVRKITRCACDLGVEVLTLYAFSTENWKRPKSEVEFLMRLPEQFLNSFLPELMERNIKVEMIGVMDSLPEYTQSALKKAMEATSGNTGLVLNFAMNYGGRAEIVMAMQQLLKEVEAGNLTIDELNEQHISQYVMTAHLPEPDLLIRTSGEVRISNFMLWQLAYTEFWFTDTHWPDFDEACLKEAISVYQNRNRRYGGLKGEGTN; via the coding sequence ATGTTTAAAAAACTTTTTGGGAAAAATACAAATAAAGAACAGTCATTCAGTAGTGAAAATGTGGACTTAGTTAAGGGAGAGGATATCCCTACCCATATTGCAATTATTATGGACGGAAATGGACGTTGGGCGAAAAAACGTTCAATGCCTCGAGTTGCCGGGCATCATGAAGGAATGAAAACCGTTCGAAAAATAACACGTTGCGCTTGTGATTTAGGAGTAGAAGTATTGACGCTCTATGCGTTTTCAACAGAAAACTGGAAGCGTCCTAAATCAGAAGTGGAATTTTTAATGCGTTTACCAGAGCAATTTTTAAATTCCTTTTTACCGGAGCTGATGGAGCGAAATATTAAAGTAGAAATGATCGGTGTGATGGATTCATTGCCCGAATATACACAATCTGCTTTAAAAAAGGCGATGGAAGCAACTTCAGGGAATACAGGTCTAGTCTTAAACTTTGCGATGAATTACGGTGGGCGTGCTGAAATTGTAATGGCGATGCAACAGCTTCTGAAAGAGGTAGAAGCAGGGAATCTTACAATTGACGAATTAAATGAACAACACATTTCCCAATATGTAATGACGGCTCATTTACCTGAACCCGATTTATTAATTCGCACGAGTGGTGAAGTGCGCATAAGTAACTTTATGCTATGGCAGCTTGCCTATACGGAATTTTGGTTTACTGATACACATTGGCCTGATTTTGACGAAGCCTGTTTAAAAGAGGCGATTTCTGTGTATCAAAACCGTAACCGCCGTTATGGAGGGCTGAAAGGAGAAGGAACAAATTGA
- the dxr gene encoding 1-deoxy-D-xylulose-5-phosphate reductoisomerase produces MKKISLLGATGSIGWQTFDILLANPNEFKLVAFSAGQNIEKSREIIKKLQPELVSMQTEEAAGTLQKEFPHVSFTYGEKGLVEVATHPDSTVLVNAVLGSVGLESTLAAIRMGKTIAIANKETLVTAGHLVMAEAKKYNAPILPVDSEHSAIFQSMNGENKKRIERIVLTASGGSFRDKTRDELVGVTVKDALNHPNWSMGAKITIDSATMMNKGLEVIEAHVLFDMPYDNIDVLLHRESIIHSMVEYEDTSVIAQLGTPDMRVPIQYALSYPDRLPLANGQRLNLAQIGQLHFKEVDFDRFRALKLAYDAGRMGGTILTAMNAANEAAVALFLQEKITFLEIEECIERIMNSHNNIALPDLATILHVDSETRKTVASMVK; encoded by the coding sequence GTGAAAAAAATTAGTTTATTAGGTGCAACAGGTTCGATCGGATGGCAGACCTTTGATATTTTACTTGCAAATCCAAACGAATTTAAGCTTGTTGCATTTTCAGCCGGACAAAATATTGAAAAGTCCCGCGAAATCATAAAAAAACTTCAACCGGAATTGGTTTCAATGCAAACTGAGGAAGCGGCAGGCACTTTACAAAAAGAATTCCCGCATGTTTCCTTTACATATGGCGAAAAAGGATTGGTCGAAGTAGCGACACATCCGGATTCGACAGTGCTTGTCAATGCAGTATTAGGCAGCGTTGGACTGGAATCGACACTTGCTGCAATCCGTATGGGGAAAACGATTGCCATTGCCAACAAAGAAACACTTGTAACGGCAGGCCATCTTGTAATGGCTGAAGCGAAAAAATACAATGCCCCGATTTTACCGGTAGACAGTGAGCATTCAGCTATTTTCCAATCGATGAACGGTGAAAACAAAAAGCGTATTGAACGTATTGTTTTAACGGCATCAGGTGGTTCGTTCCGCGATAAAACAAGGGATGAGCTAGTAGGCGTAACAGTAAAAGATGCACTGAATCATCCGAACTGGTCAATGGGAGCGAAAATTACGATCGACTCCGCAACAATGATGAATAAAGGGCTTGAAGTTATCGAGGCACATGTACTGTTTGATATGCCATATGACAATATCGACGTATTGCTGCACCGTGAAAGCATTATTCACTCGATGGTTGAATATGAGGATACAAGTGTCATCGCACAGCTTGGAACACCGGATATGCGTGTACCGATTCAATATGCGCTCAGCTACCCGGACCGTTTACCGCTTGCAAATGGCCAACGTTTAAATTTGGCCCAAATTGGACAGCTTCACTTTAAGGAAGTGGATTTTGACCGTTTCCGCGCATTAAAGCTTGCTTATGATGCAGGGCGTATGGGCGGTACGATTTTAACGGCAATGAACGCGGCAAACGAAGCAGCCGTTGCATTGTTTTTACAGGAAAAAATTACTTTTTTAGAAATTGAAGAATGTATTGAGCGTATTATGAATAGTCATAACAATATCGCTTTGCCAGATTTAGCAACTATTTTACATGTAGACAGTGAAACGAGAAAAACAGTCGCAAGCATGGTAAAATAG
- the rseP gene encoding RIP metalloprotease RseP: MQTVIAFILIFGSLVFFHELGHFLFAKKAGIMVREFAIGMGPKIFGMTKGETVYTLRLLPIGGYVRMAGEDTDTVELQPGYRVALITNEENIVEKIILNQKTHYQNVIFLEVERADLERELWIEGYDEDDQFIRYNVSRTASVVENGTEQMIAPLDRQFNSKSVGARAMAIFAGPLFNFILAFFIFLIIGLIQGIPSDDPIIAEVVDNSVASSAGLVDGDKVVKVNGQPISTWEELSEQIFNNPNKAVTFEVERATGNEIIELTPKAVEQEGGSPYGQIGVMRSIEKNPLQAVVYGVEETYNMIITIGTLVGKLITGQFSIDALSGPVGIYKTTETVVTFGLYNILYFAAMLSVNLGIMNLLPLPALDGGRLLFFAVEAVRGKPIDRQKEGMVHFVGILLLMILMVVVTWNDIQRFFF, encoded by the coding sequence ATGCAAACAGTTATAGCCTTTATTTTAATTTTTGGCTCACTCGTTTTTTTCCATGAGCTAGGTCACTTCTTATTTGCAAAGAAAGCAGGCATTATGGTGCGTGAATTTGCGATTGGTATGGGACCGAAGATTTTTGGGATGACGAAAGGTGAAACAGTCTATACGCTACGATTATTGCCGATTGGCGGTTATGTAAGAATGGCCGGCGAGGATACCGATACGGTGGAACTCCAGCCCGGTTACCGCGTAGCTTTAATAACGAACGAAGAAAATATTGTAGAAAAAATCATACTCAACCAAAAAACACATTACCAGAACGTCATCTTTTTAGAGGTGGAGCGTGCGGATTTAGAACGTGAACTTTGGATTGAAGGTTATGATGAGGATGATCAGTTCATTCGCTACAATGTATCACGTACAGCAAGCGTCGTTGAAAATGGTACGGAACAGATGATTGCACCGCTGGATCGCCAATTCAATTCAAAATCTGTTGGTGCCCGTGCGATGGCGATTTTCGCAGGTCCATTATTCAACTTTATTTTAGCGTTTTTCATCTTCCTGATTATCGGGCTTATTCAAGGGATTCCTTCCGATGATCCGATCATTGCCGAAGTTGTGGACAACTCTGTTGCGAGCAGTGCCGGATTGGTCGATGGCGATAAAGTGGTCAAGGTGAACGGGCAGCCGATTTCAACTTGGGAAGAATTATCAGAGCAAATTTTCAACAACCCAAACAAAGCCGTTACATTCGAAGTTGAACGTGCAACGGGCAACGAAATAATCGAACTTACACCAAAAGCTGTGGAACAGGAAGGTGGATCGCCGTACGGACAAATCGGTGTTATGCGTTCCATTGAGAAAAACCCGTTACAGGCGGTAGTGTATGGTGTGGAAGAAACGTATAACATGATTATTACGATTGGAACACTTGTCGGAAAACTGATTACCGGCCAATTCTCGATTGATGCATTATCAGGCCCGGTAGGAATTTATAAAACAACTGAAACGGTTGTAACATTCGGTTTATATAATATTCTTTACTTTGCGGCAATGCTGAGCGTCAACTTGGGGATCATGAACTTGTTACCATTACCAGCACTTGATGGTGGCCGTTTACTTTTCTTCGCTGTGGAAGCAGTAAGAGGAAAACCGATCGACCGTCAAAAAGAAGGTATGGTTCACTTCGTCGGTATCCTTCTCCTGATGATCCTGATGGTCGTCGTAACATGGAACGATATCCAGCGATTCTTCTTCTAA
- the tsf gene encoding translation elongation factor Ts: protein MANITAQLVKELREKTGAGMMDCKKALVSTEGDIDAAIDFLREKGLAAAGKKADRIAAEGTTYILENGNEAILLEVNAETDFVAKNDKFQFLVSSLAEQLLAAKPESVEAALELEKDGVKISDQISTATATIGEKISLRRFEIKTKTDADAFGSYLHMGGRIGVLVVLEGSTDAAAAKDIAMHIAAINPTYISRDEVSADEVERERKVLTEQALNEGKPENIVAKMVEGRLGKYFEDVCLLDQAFVKNSDQKVRDFVNSLNAAVTSFTRYAVGEGIEKREDNFAEEVMSQVKGN, encoded by the coding sequence ATGGCAAACATTACTGCACAATTAGTAAAAGAATTACGCGAAAAAACAGGCGCAGGTATGATGGACTGTAAAAAAGCATTAGTATCAACAGAAGGCGACATCGATGCTGCAATCGATTTCCTACGTGAAAAAGGTTTAGCTGCTGCCGGCAAAAAAGCTGACCGTATCGCTGCTGAAGGTACAACTTACATTTTAGAAAACGGTAATGAAGCAATTCTTTTAGAAGTAAACGCTGAAACAGACTTCGTTGCGAAAAACGACAAGTTCCAATTCTTAGTTTCTTCTTTAGCAGAGCAATTATTAGCTGCTAAACCAGAATCAGTGGAAGCTGCTTTAGAATTAGAAAAAGACGGAGTAAAAATCTCTGACCAAATTTCTACAGCTACTGCTACAATCGGTGAAAAAATCTCATTACGCCGTTTCGAAATCAAAACAAAAACGGATGCAGATGCATTCGGTTCTTACCTGCACATGGGCGGACGTATTGGTGTATTAGTAGTTCTTGAAGGTTCTACTGACGCTGCTGCTGCAAAAGATATCGCTATGCATATCGCTGCAATCAACCCAACTTACATTTCTCGTGACGAAGTTTCTGCTGACGAAGTTGAACGTGAGCGCAAAGTATTAACTGAGCAAGCGTTAAACGAAGGTAAACCAGAAAACATCGTAGCGAAAATGGTAGAAGGCCGTCTTGGTAAATACTTCGAAGACGTATGCTTATTAGACCAAGCTTTCGTTAAAAACTCAGATCAAAAAGTACGCGACTTCGTGAACTCATTAAATGCTGCTGTAACAAGCTTTACTCGTTATGCAGTTGGTGAAGGTATCGAGAAGCGTGAAGATAACTTCGCTGAAGAAGTAATGAGCCAAGTTAAAGGTAACTAA
- a CDS encoding phosphatidate cytidylyltransferase: MKQRIITGVIAAALFIPFVIYGGTPFAILMSIIAAIGFYELLKMKGISIASVPGIIGTLALLVLVVPNEWSLKIVEFFQYDSILMIVYGIAILLLIYIVLVKNKMTFDEIGFIVLGALYVGLGFHYFIETRFIGLEYVVFVLLIVWTTDSGAYFVGRKLGKNKLWPEISPKKTVEGFIGGIVIAVIFAIAMQLVYPFASSWLQLIVVTVIASIIGQMGDLVESAIKRHYGVKDSGNILPGHGGILDRFDSLLFVVPLLHFLHFFS; the protein is encoded by the coding sequence TTGAAACAACGCATCATTACCGGAGTAATTGCTGCAGCATTATTTATTCCATTCGTAATTTATGGAGGAACCCCATTTGCGATTTTAATGAGTATCATCGCAGCCATTGGTTTCTATGAATTGCTGAAAATGAAAGGAATTTCAATTGCATCTGTTCCAGGTATTATTGGTACACTTGCATTATTAGTATTGGTTGTACCAAATGAATGGTCACTGAAAATCGTTGAGTTTTTCCAATATGATTCAATCTTGATGATCGTGTACGGTATCGCGATATTACTGTTGATTTATATTGTTCTTGTAAAAAACAAAATGACGTTTGATGAAATTGGTTTCATAGTGCTAGGGGCGTTATATGTCGGTCTTGGATTCCATTATTTTATCGAAACACGTTTTATCGGCCTGGAATATGTCGTCTTTGTATTGTTGATCGTATGGACAACAGATTCCGGTGCCTATTTTGTAGGGCGTAAATTAGGGAAAAATAAATTATGGCCGGAAATTTCGCCGAAGAAAACAGTGGAAGGCTTTATTGGCGGGATTGTGATTGCCGTTATTTTTGCAATTGCCATGCAGCTTGTCTATCCTTTTGCTTCAAGCTGGCTGCAATTAATCGTTGTAACAGTAATCGCATCGATCATTGGACAAATGGGCGATTTAGTGGAATCGGCTATTAAACGTCATTATGGCGTGAAAGATTCGGGCAATATTCTCCCGGGGCATGGTGGTATTTTGGACCGCTTTGACAGTTTATTATTTGTCGTACCATTACTGCATTTTTTACATTTCTTTTCCTAG
- the rimP gene encoding ribosome maturation factor RimP, translated as MSKVTSIIEELVTPIVEELDLELVDIEFVKEGRDWFLRIYVDTPEGGIDILQCAQVSERLSEKLDENDPIEQNYYLEVSSPGAERPLKKQQDFEKAIGKYIYVKTYEPVKDLKEFYGYLRAYTDEFLEIEFRIKTRKVTVQIEKEKIAQARLAIDFSDKQI; from the coding sequence ATGAGCAAAGTTACGTCGATCATTGAAGAGCTAGTGACACCGATCGTGGAAGAGCTTGATTTGGAATTAGTTGATATCGAGTTCGTGAAAGAAGGACGCGACTGGTTCCTTCGTATTTATGTTGACACACCGGAAGGCGGCATTGATATTTTACAATGTGCACAAGTGAGTGAACGTTTAAGCGAGAAGTTGGATGAAAATGATCCAATCGAGCAAAACTATTACTTAGAGGTTTCTTCACCAGGAGCGGAACGTCCGTTAAAGAAACAACAGGACTTTGAAAAAGCAATCGGCAAATATATTTATGTAAAAACTTATGAACCAGTTAAGGATTTAAAAGAATTCTATGGTTATTTACGCGCATATACAGATGAATTTCTAGAAATCGAATTCCGTATTAAAACACGTAAAGTTACAGTACAAATTGAAAAAGAAAAAATTGCGCAAGCACGTCTTGCTATCGATTTTTCAGATAAGCAAATTTAG
- the nusA gene encoding transcription termination factor NusA, translated as MSSELLDALTALEEQKGISRDVLIEAIEAALVTAYKRNFNQAQNVRVDLNLETGSMVVYSRKDVVEEVEDDRLEIALEDAKFINAAYEIGDVVEEEVTPRNFGRIAAQTAKQVVTQRVREAERGLIYEEYVDREDDIVTGVIERQDARNIYVSIGKVEAALPVNEQIQGEVYKPTSRIRVYITKVERTTRGPQVIVSRTHPGLLRRLFEMEVPEIYDGTVEIKSIAREAGDRSKISVYAHNEEVDPVGSCVGAKGARVQTIVNELNGEKIDIVEWSEDPVVFVANALSPSKVLDVQVNEEEKSTTVVVPDYQLSLAIGKRGQNARLAAKLTGWKIDIKSETDARELGIYPSETSTFVPREDAEEVQFDLYGDDEE; from the coding sequence ATGAGTAGTGAATTACTAGATGCCCTAACTGCCCTTGAAGAGCAGAAAGGTATTTCAAGAGATGTATTAATTGAGGCGATAGAGGCGGCTTTAGTAACGGCGTACAAACGTAACTTCAACCAAGCGCAAAATGTTCGCGTGGATCTTAACCTTGAAACAGGTTCAATGGTTGTTTATTCTCGTAAAGACGTAGTGGAAGAAGTAGAAGACGATCGTCTGGAAATCGCATTGGAAGATGCGAAATTCATTAATGCAGCTTATGAAATTGGTGACGTCGTAGAAGAAGAAGTAACACCACGTAACTTCGGACGTATCGCGGCACAGACTGCTAAGCAAGTTGTAACGCAACGTGTACGCGAAGCAGAGCGCGGCTTAATCTATGAAGAGTATGTAGACCGTGAAGATGATATCGTAACAGGTGTAATCGAGCGTCAAGATGCACGTAATATTTATGTGTCAATCGGTAAAGTGGAAGCGGCATTACCTGTTAACGAACAAATTCAAGGTGAAGTTTATAAGCCAACATCACGTATCCGTGTTTACATTACAAAAGTTGAGCGCACAACACGTGGTCCACAAGTAATCGTATCTCGTACACATCCTGGATTATTGCGCCGTCTGTTTGAAATGGAAGTTCCGGAAATTTATGATGGCACTGTTGAAATCAAATCAATCGCGCGTGAAGCGGGAGACCGTTCAAAAATCTCTGTATATGCACATAATGAAGAAGTAGATCCTGTAGGTTCATGTGTTGGAGCTAAAGGTGCACGTGTACAGACAATTGTAAACGAATTAAACGGTGAAAAAATTGATATCGTAGAATGGTCGGAAGATCCGGTTGTATTCGTTGCCAACGCACTGAGCCCTTCAAAAGTTCTGGACGTTCAAGTGAATGAAGAAGAAAAGTCAACAACAGTTGTCGTACCGGATTACCAATTATCACTAGCGATTGGTAAGCGCGGACAAAATGCTCGTTTAGCAGCAAAATTAACGGGCTGGAAAATCGACATCAAGAGTGAAACAGATGCACGCGAATTAGGAATTTATCCTTCTGAAACGAGCACATTCGTTCCACGTGAAGATGCGGAAGAAGTACAATTTGATTTATATGGTGATGACGAAGAGTAA
- the frr gene encoding ribosome recycling factor — protein MTQQVLNQAKEKMTKSINAFSRELASIRAGVANASLLDRITVDYYGSPTPINQMAGISVPEARLLVIQPYDKSILGEIEKAIMRSDIGITPTNDGNVIRLAVPALTEERRKELVKQVKKEAEDAKVAVRNVRRDANDDLKKLEKNGEITEDELRGFNDDIQKLTDNSIVKIEELVKEKEKEILTV, from the coding sequence ATGACACAACAAGTATTAAACCAGGCAAAAGAAAAAATGACGAAATCAATTAATGCTTTCTCACGTGAATTAGCTTCAATTCGTGCAGGTGTAGCAAATGCTTCACTATTGGATCGTATTACGGTGGACTACTATGGTTCTCCAACACCGATCAACCAAATGGCAGGTATTTCTGTACCGGAAGCACGCCTTTTAGTAATCCAGCCTTATGATAAATCAATCTTGGGCGAGATCGAAAAAGCGATTATGCGTTCAGATATCGGGATTACACCGACAAATGACGGAAATGTAATTCGTTTAGCTGTACCGGCATTAACTGAAGAGCGTCGTAAAGAGTTGGTAAAACAGGTGAAAAAAGAAGCGGAAGACGCAAAAGTTGCTGTACGTAACGTGCGTCGTGATGCAAACGATGACCTGAAAAAACTGGAAAAGAACGGTGAAATCACAGAAGACGAACTACGCGGCTTCAACGACGACATCCAAAAATTAACAGACAACTCAATCGTTAAAATCGAGGAATTAGTGAAAGAAAAAGAAAAAGAAATCTTAACAGTTTAA
- a CDS encoding proline--tRNA ligase codes for MKQTKTFIPTLRENPSDADVKSHRMLLRAGFIRQNAAGVYSYLPLARKVLAKIEQIIREEMEAINSVELLMPALQPAELWQESGRWEAYGPELMRLKDRHDRDFALGATHEEVITTLVRDEIKSYKKLPLTLYQIQSKFRDEKRPRFGLLRGREFIMKDAYSFHSSRESLDATYDDMYRAYSNIFTRLGLNFRAVIADAGTIGGKGTHEFMVLSEIGEDTIAYSDTSDYAANIEMAEVVVEYTAPTTPLKDIEKIETPDQKTIEEVSAFLNVEPSNVIKSLVFDIDGELVVVLARGDHEINDIKLKNALGATSVELAEDAAIKELLGCAPGSIGPVKLPVNVKVIADNAIKSIRNGVAGANEDGFHLLNVNPERDFAISSYEDIRFIQQGDPSPDGQGIIKFAEGIEVGHIFKLGTTYSEKLNATFLDEQGKAQPYIMGCYGIGVSRILAAVAEHFQDENGFVWPAQLAPYDLQLVPVNTKDEAQVQLADELYGVLKSYRYEVLYDDRAERAGVKFADADLIGLPVRITVGKKASEGLVEVKFRSTGESAEWAKEEVVDRLNEYFRQN; via the coding sequence ATGAAACAGACCAAAACGTTCATCCCTACTTTAAGGGAAAATCCATCCGATGCAGACGTGAAATCGCATCGCATGCTATTGCGTGCCGGATTTATCCGTCAAAATGCAGCCGGAGTATATTCATACTTACCATTAGCGCGCAAAGTATTAGCAAAAATCGAACAAATCATCCGTGAAGAAATGGAAGCGATCAATTCAGTCGAGCTATTAATGCCTGCATTGCAGCCAGCAGAGCTATGGCAGGAATCAGGTCGCTGGGAAGCATACGGTCCTGAGCTTATGCGTTTAAAAGACCGTCATGACCGTGACTTCGCGCTAGGTGCTACACATGAAGAAGTAATTACTACTTTAGTGCGCGATGAAATTAAATCATACAAAAAGTTACCGTTGACACTTTACCAGATTCAAAGTAAATTCCGTGATGAAAAACGCCCACGCTTCGGCTTACTGCGCGGCCGTGAATTCATTATGAAAGATGCTTATTCTTTCCACTCTTCACGTGAATCACTTGATGCAACATACGATGATATGTACCGTGCATACTCAAATATCTTCACACGTCTTGGCCTGAACTTCCGTGCCGTAATTGCGGATGCAGGTACAATTGGCGGTAAAGGTACACATGAATTCATGGTGCTTTCTGAAATCGGTGAAGATACAATCGCTTATTCGGATACTTCGGATTATGCGGCAAACATCGAAATGGCAGAGGTTGTTGTAGAATATACAGCACCGACGACACCGTTGAAAGACATCGAAAAGATTGAAACACCGGATCAAAAAACAATTGAAGAAGTATCGGCATTCTTAAATGTGGAACCTTCAAATGTGATCAAATCACTAGTTTTTGATATTGATGGTGAGCTGGTAGTTGTTTTAGCGCGCGGTGACCACGAAATCAACGATATTAAACTTAAAAATGCACTAGGTGCTACTTCTGTTGAATTGGCAGAAGACGCAGCTATTAAAGAATTACTAGGCTGTGCACCAGGTTCAATCGGTCCTGTGAAATTGCCGGTGAATGTAAAAGTTATTGCGGACAACGCAATCAAATCAATCCGTAACGGTGTTGCAGGTGCAAACGAAGATGGATTCCATTTATTGAATGTTAATCCGGAACGCGACTTCGCGATCAGCTCTTATGAAGATATCCGTTTCATCCAACAAGGTGACCCATCTCCGGACGGTCAAGGTATCATTAAGTTTGCTGAAGGAATTGAAGTTGGGCATATTTTCAAATTAGGTACAACTTATTCAGAAAAACTGAATGCAACATTCCTTGATGAGCAAGGTAAGGCGCAACCGTATATTATGGGATGCTATGGTATTGGGGTTTCCCGTATACTTGCTGCCGTTGCAGAGCACTTCCAGGATGAAAACGGATTTGTATGGCCAGCACAATTAGCGCCATATGACCTGCAGCTAGTACCGGTCAATACTAAAGACGAAGCACAGGTTCAATTGGCGGACGAGCTTTACGGTGTATTGAAATCATACCGCTATGAAGTGTTGTATGATGACCGTGCAGAACGTGCCGGCGTAAAATTTGCGGATGCAGATTTAATCGGATTACCTGTTCGTATTACAGTAGGTAAAAAAGCTTCAGAAGGTCTTGTGGAAGTGAAATTCCGTTCAACAGGCGAATCTGCAGAATGGGCGAAAGAAGAAGTAGTCGATCGCTTAAACGAATATTTCCGCCAAAACTAG
- the rnpM gene encoding RNase P modulator RnpM: MVVNKKIPLRKCVATGEMLPKKSMIRVVRSKEGEVTVDVTGKKSGRGAYVSKTEDAVEMARKKNILDRQLDAKVPDEVYEELLTLIRRESIL; this comes from the coding sequence ATGGTCGTTAATAAAAAAATTCCTTTACGCAAATGTGTTGCAACAGGCGAGATGCTTCCGAAAAAATCAATGATTCGCGTCGTCCGTTCAAAAGAGGGCGAAGTGACTGTTGATGTTACAGGAAAAAAATCCGGTCGCGGAGCATATGTTTCTAAAACGGAAGATGCTGTTGAAATGGCGCGTAAAAAGAATATTTTAGATCGCCAGCTTGATGCAAAAGTGCCGGATGAGGTGTATGAGGAGTTGCTAACGCTAATCCGCCGGGAGTCGATTTTATGA
- the pyrH gene encoding UMP kinase: MGVSEYKRVVIKLSGEALAGELGFGFSPDVIKSIAAEIKDVIDLGVEVALVVGGGNIWRGKIGAEMGMERANADYMGMLGTVMNALALQDSLENLGVPTRVQSSIVMTQVAEPYIRRKAVRHLEKARVVIFAAGTGNPYFSTDTTAALRAAEINADAILMAKNNVDGVYSADPKLDSEAVKYDTLTYLDVIQQGLQVMDSTASTLCMDNDIKLVVFNLSEPGNIKRAALGEKIGTVVRRDA; this comes from the coding sequence ATGGGTGTGTCAGAGTACAAACGAGTAGTTATTAAACTTAGCGGGGAAGCATTAGCTGGAGAATTAGGCTTCGGTTTCTCACCGGATGTTATTAAATCGATCGCAGCAGAAATTAAAGATGTTATCGACTTAGGTGTAGAGGTCGCATTGGTTGTCGGCGGAGGCAACATTTGGCGCGGGAAAATCGGCGCTGAAATGGGAATGGAACGTGCCAATGCAGATTATATGGGGATGTTGGGAACAGTGATGAACGCACTTGCATTACAGGACTCACTGGAAAATCTCGGTGTTCCTACACGTGTTCAGTCATCAATCGTTATGACACAAGTGGCAGAGCCATATATTCGACGTAAAGCAGTTCGCCATCTGGAAAAAGCACGTGTTGTCATTTTTGCTGCGGGAACAGGTAACCCATACTTCTCGACAGATACGACAGCAGCTTTACGTGCCGCAGAAATTAATGCAGATGCAATTTTAATGGCGAAAAACAATGTGGATGGCGTTTATTCGGCAGATCCAAAATTAGATTCTGAAGCAGTTAAGTATGACACACTTACGTATTTAGACGTTATTCAGCAAGGTTTACAAGTAATGGATTCTACAGCTTCGACATTATGTATGGATAATGATATTAAGCTTGTCGTTTTCAACTTATCAGAACCAGGTAATATTAAACGTGCCGCATTAGGCGAAAAAATTGGAACAGTTGTTAGGAGAGATGCGTAA